One Dromiciops gliroides isolate mDroGli1 chromosome 3, mDroGli1.pri, whole genome shotgun sequence DNA segment encodes these proteins:
- the DPF1 gene encoding zinc finger protein neuro-d4 isoform X6 has protein sequence MRLPFLDSQTGVAQNNCYIWMEKTHRGPGLAPGQIYTYPARCWRKKRRLNILEDPRLRPCEYKIGPWGAPSPAPAPSVSVAQHCETPLKKEGGLPEGPVLEALLCAETGEKKIELKEEETIMDCQKQQMLEFPHELEVEDMEDDLPRRKNKAKGKAYGIGGLRKRQDTTSLEDRDKPYVCDICGKRYKNRPGLSYHYTHTHLAEEEGEENADRHAPPFHRKNNHKQFYKELAWIPEAQRKHTAKKAPDGTVIPNGYCDFCLGGSKKTGCPEDLISCADCGRSGHPSCLQFTVNMTAAVRTYRWQCIECKSCSLCGTSENDGLRRPPSRVPMSPGASRMGLTLQDQLLFCDDCDRGYHMYCLSPPMAEPPEGSWSCHLCLRHLKEKASAYITLT, from the exons ATGCGCCTGCCCTTTCTCGACTCGCAGACCGGGGTGGCCCAGAACAACTGCTACATCTGGATGGAGAAGACCCACCGCGGGCCCG gTCTGGCCCCTGGACAGATCTACACTTATCCGGCCCGCTGCTGGAGGAAGAAACGGAGACTCAATATCTTGGAGGACCCCAGGCTGCGGCCCTGCGAGTACAAGATCGGTCCGTGGGGGgcccccagcccagcccctgCCCCCAGTGTGAGCGTGGCCCAGC ACTGTGAAACACCCCTGAAGAAGGAGGGGGGTCTCCCTGAAGGGCCAGTTCTGGAGGCCCTACTGTGTGCAGAGACAGGAGAAAAGAAGATAGAACTGAAGGAAGAAGAAACCATCATGGACTGTCAG AAGCAACAGATGTTAGAATTTCCCCATGAACTTGAGGTGGAAGACATGGAGGACGACCTTCCCCGCCGCAAGAACAAGGCCAAGGGGAAG GCGTATGGCATTGGGGGGCTTCGGAAACGCCAAGACACTACCTCCCTGGAGGACAGGGACAAGCCGTATGTCTGCGATA tctgcGGGAAACGTTATAAGAACCGCCCAGGTCTGAGCTACCACTACACCCACACCCACCTGGCAGAAGAGGAGGGTGAGGAGAACGCAGACCGGCACGCCCCGCCCTTCCACCGGAAAAACAACCACAAGC AGTTTTACAAAGAACTGGCTTGGATTCCTGAAGCCCAAAGAAAGCACACAG CTAAGAAGGCTCCAGATGGCACAGTCATCCCCAATGGCTACTGTGACTTCTGTCTGGGCGGTTCCAAAAAGACGGGGTGTCCTGAGGACCTCATTTCCTGTGCTGACTGTGGCCGATCGG GTCACCCATCCTGTTTACAATTCACGGTGAACATGACTGCAGCTGTGAGGACGTACCGTTGGCAGTGCATCGAATGCAAATCTTGCAGCTTGTGTGGCACTTCAGAGAATGAT ggCCTCCGGCGCCCCCCCTCCCGGGTGCCCATGTCGCCGGGTGCCAGCCGCATGGGTCTTACCCTCCAGGACCAGTTGCTATTCTGTGACGACTGTGACCGTGGTTACCACATGTACTGCCTGAGCCCCCCCATGGCTGAGCCCCCTGAAG GAAGCTGGAGCTGTCACCTGTGTCTCCGGCACCTGAAGGAAAAGGCATCGGCCTACATCACCCTTACCTAG